CCAGTCCACCCCACCGTCCGCATCCATGGCGCCCAAGGCCGAGAAGAAGCCGGCGGCGAAGAAGCCCGCGGAGGAGGAGCCCGCGGCGGAGAAGGCCGAGAAGACTCCcgccgggaagaagcccaaggccGAGAAGCGGCTGCCGGCGGGGAAGTCGGCCGCCAAGGAGGGCGGCGacaagaagggcaagaagaaggccaagaagagcGTGGAGACGTACAAGATCTACATCTTCAAGGTGCTGAAGCAGGTGCACCCCGACATCGGCATCTCCTCCAAGGCCATGTCCATCATGAACTCCTTCATCAACGACATCTTCGAGAAGCTCGCCGGCGAGGCCGCCAAGCTGGCGCGGTACAACAAGAAGCCAACCATCACGTCCCGGGAGATCCAGACCTCCGTCCGCCTCGTCCTCCCCGGCGAGCTCGCCAAGCACGCCGTCTCCGAGGGCACCAAGGCTGTCACCAAGTTCACCTCCTCTTAGGCTGTTCGTCTTCCTGTGTCTCGTAGTTAGCTGTTCGGGTGTGTTTGTGGCCGTGTTATCCTGTAAGAATCGCACCGCGATGTTTCTGGATCTCGAGAAATGGTAATGGTGCCTGCCTCAATGTTCAGTACGTACATGCTAGTCTTATTTTGTTCTGGTCTTGAATTCTTGATCTCGAGTCAAGGTGCTGATCCTCTCCTTTCTGAGAATCATGTGCTCTTATCGGCGGTCTTAGACTTTGCTTTTCCAAATTCTGTGTGAGATTGTACTGTCTGTTAAATTTGCTGCCCCATGACACGATCTTCCAGTTCTGGAGCCATGTTTCGTGCATCAAAACGAAAAAATCAATTGGCCGGAAGTTCTGTCGCTCCTAAAAATCAATCGAGTTCATGTCAACCGGTGTCGTTCCAGTGGGAGCGAAAAGTTGTACCACATGATTCGTTTTGCAATAATGCCAACAGCAGTTCCGAATTTCTGCTCGACGGATCTGATAGTTCGTTCCAAGTGGTTTATGACTTCTGTTTCATTACTGTTTGTTTGTTTGTCCCAGTCTTCTGTTTCATGGCTGATATGCTTCCTTTCCTAATCGCACTGCACATCCATTTTTGG
This genomic window from Aegilops tauschii subsp. strangulata cultivar AL8/78 chromosome 4, Aet v6.0, whole genome shotgun sequence contains:
- the LOC109734398 gene encoding histone H2B.1, producing the protein MAPKAEKKPAAKKPAEEEPAAEKAEKTPAGKKPKAEKRLPAGKSAAKEGGDKKGKKKAKKSVETYKIYIFKVLKQVHPDIGISSKAMSIMNSFINDIFEKLAGEAAKLARYNKKPTITSREIQTSVRLVLPGELAKHAVSEGTKAVTKFTSS